In the Salinisphaera sp. T31B1 genome, one interval contains:
- a CDS encoding DMT family transporter: MNFERMLPLVFVGLWSTGFIAARLVAPYADPLTFLSYRYVLSAAAFMVIAISQGAPWPQGARAWANALLAGVLLQGVYLGGVFWSVRHGLPAGIAALIVGLQPLLTALLAFPLLGETVGSRKWVGIVLGFAGALMVLGPQLQMGTLAVSAGPLVASVAAMLGITLGTIWQKHIGAAADIRTGAATQFIGAAAITIPIALSTEAGRFEMVWQSWVGLLWSVFGLSVGAISLLLFMIRRGSVASVASLFYLVPPVVAVFAYLLFDETLDALQITGMVVAALGVATATAGSRA; this comes from the coding sequence ATGAACTTCGAACGCATGCTCCCGCTGGTCTTCGTCGGCCTATGGTCGACCGGCTTCATTGCGGCCCGCCTGGTCGCGCCCTATGCCGATCCGCTGACGTTCCTGTCTTATCGCTACGTTCTGAGCGCGGCCGCGTTCATGGTGATCGCGATCAGCCAAGGTGCACCCTGGCCGCAGGGCGCTCGTGCCTGGGCCAACGCGCTGCTCGCCGGGGTGCTGCTCCAGGGCGTCTATCTCGGCGGCGTGTTCTGGTCCGTGCGCCACGGCCTGCCCGCGGGTATCGCGGCACTAATCGTGGGTCTGCAGCCGCTGCTCACGGCCCTGCTCGCTTTTCCGTTGCTCGGCGAAACCGTGGGATCGCGCAAATGGGTCGGCATCGTGCTGGGCTTTGCCGGCGCCCTGATGGTACTCGGGCCCCAGCTGCAAATGGGCACACTGGCCGTGTCGGCCGGCCCGCTGGTCGCCAGCGTCGCGGCGATGCTCGGTATCACCCTGGGCACCATCTGGCAGAAACATATTGGCGCCGCCGCCGATATCCGCACCGGCGCTGCCACCCAGTTCATCGGCGCGGCCGCGATCACCATTCCCATCGCGCTATCCACCGAAGCCGGCCGGTTCGAGATGGTCTGGCAATCGTGGGTCGGCCTGCTGTGGTCGGTCTTTGGCCTCTCGGTTGGCGCGATCTCGCTGCTACTGTTCATGATCCGGCGCGGCTCAGTGGCGAGTGTTGCCTCGCTGTTCTACCTCGTGCCGCCGGTGGTGGCTGTTTTCGCATATCTGCTTTTCGACGAAACGCTCGACGCACTACAGATAACCGGCATGGTGGTGGCTGCGCTGGGGGTCGCCACGGCCACCGCCGGTTCGCGCGCGTAG